In Artemia franciscana chromosome 4, ASM3288406v1, whole genome shotgun sequence, a single window of DNA contains:
- the LOC136026214 gene encoding 28 kDa heat- and acid-stable phosphoprotein-like, which produces MTRGGKVNLKGRRKQFTNPEELEAERKREERKNWRKKDSSDEEEEESGSESGSGSESSSDDEEEKPKNKSVVDVENPNRVPPKMKKASAAAPGKQEEKPQLTRKEREEIEKQKARERYQKLHAEGKTDEARADLARLAIIKQQREEAAKKRDEEKKAREAAAAAKQAATSKALGRR; this is translated from the exons ATGACTAGAG GAGGTAAAGTAAACTTGAAAGGTAGGAGGAAACAATTTACCAATCCTGAAGAATTGGAAGCAGAAAGAAAAAGGGAGGAGAGAAAAAACTGGAGA AAAAAGGATTCTTctgatgaagaagaagaagaaagtggAAGTGAATCTGGTAGTGGCAGTGAATCAAGCTCTGATGacgaagaagaaaaaccaaaaaataaatcagtGGTGGATGTAGAAAATCCAAATAGAGTCCCACCAAAAATGAAGAAAGCTTCAGCAGCTGCACCAGGAAAACAGGAAGAAAAACCACAGTTAACACGGAAGGAAAG GGAAGAAATCGAGAAGCAGAAGGCCCGAGAAAGGTATCAGAAATTACATGCTGAAGGGAAGACAGACGAAGCTAGGGCTGATTTGGCTCGTTTAGCAATaattaaacaacaaagagaagAAGCAGCCAAGAAAAGGGACGAAGAAAAGAAAG ccaGAGAAGCTGCTGCAGCTGCAAAACAAGCTGCAACATCAAAAGCTCTGGGAAGAAGGTAA